One genomic window of Candidatus Methylomirabilota bacterium includes the following:
- the accD gene encoding acetyl-CoA carboxylase, carboxyltransferase subunit beta: protein MAAWFWKKKDDDGERPRKVVIAEGLWVKCDSCKEIVYRAEVDRAGRVCPKCGYPFRISARERIASLTDEGSFDERESTLRSKDPLSFKDTRRYTDRLKAARSKTDTGEAVVTGTARIGGYPVALAVFEFSFLGGSMASVVGEKLTRTIELALQKRIPLVIVSASGGARMQEGILSLMQMAKTSAALQRLDAERVPYISLLTDPTTGGVTASFAMLGDIILAEPRALIGFAGPRVIAETIRQPLPDGFQRSEFLLEHGQIDLVVERRELRATLRRILAFFGGRTPAPAP, encoded by the coding sequence ATGGCCGCGTGGTTCTGGAAGAAGAAGGACGACGACGGCGAGCGCCCCAGGAAAGTCGTCATCGCCGAGGGCCTGTGGGTCAAGTGCGACTCCTGCAAGGAGATCGTCTACCGGGCCGAGGTCGACCGGGCGGGCCGGGTCTGTCCCAAGTGCGGCTATCCATTCCGCATCTCGGCGCGCGAGCGCATCGCCTCGCTGACCGACGAGGGCTCCTTCGACGAGCGCGAGTCCACCCTGCGGTCGAAGGACCCGCTGTCGTTCAAGGACACGCGGCGCTACACCGATCGCCTCAAGGCCGCCCGCAGCAAGACCGACACCGGCGAGGCGGTGGTCACCGGCACCGCGCGCATCGGCGGCTACCCGGTGGCGCTGGCCGTCTTCGAGTTCTCGTTCCTCGGCGGCAGCATGGCCTCGGTGGTCGGCGAAAAGCTGACCCGCACCATCGAGCTGGCCCTGCAGAAGCGCATCCCCCTGGTGATCGTCTCCGCGTCGGGCGGCGCCCGCATGCAGGAGGGCATCCTCTCGCTCATGCAGATGGCCAAGACCTCGGCCGCGCTCCAGCGCCTCGACGCCGAGCGCGTGCCCTACATCTCGCTGCTCACCGATCCCACCACCGGCGGCGTGACCGCCAGCTTCGCGATGCTCGGCGACATCATCCTGGCCGAGCCCCGGGCCCTCATCGGATTCGCGGGTCCGCGGGTCATCGCGGAGACGATCCGGCAGCCGCTCCCCGATGGGTTCCAGCGCTCGGAGTTCCTGCTCGAGCACGGCCAGATCGACCTGGTCGTGGAGCGGCGGGAGCTGCGGGCCACGCTTCGGCGCATCCTCGCCTTCTTCGGCGGCCGCACTCCCGCGCCCGCTCCATGA
- a CDS encoding folylpolyglutamate synthase/dihydrofolate synthase family protein — protein sequence MSRILGLRGGERTGMRPGLERIEALLDAIGRPERSFTIAQVGGTNGKGSISAMLAAILQAAGRRVGLYTSPHLRHYRERIQVDGRPISESDFVDGVEALGTQIARLDATVFEAGTALALDHFCRARVDVAVLEVGLGGRLDATTVGSPRVVVIGPIDYDHQHELGDTLTLIAGEKAAIIRSGVAFTACQDPEAEAVLERRAAEVAVPLVREGRELHVTPRGFTLDVQRVDLAGPDWRMTDVACGLLGVYQPGNALLAAAAARELGADEAAIREGLRGARWPGRFQIFRRDPLTILDGAHNPAGARALAASLRAYFPGRPVTFVIGILADKDAGGILAALRPLASRIVLTASTNPRAAAPAALRALLPGACVETAGSPKEALARARPDAPDGLVCVAGSLSLVGDVLIAEGGEQDVRLA from the coding sequence GTGAGCCGCATCCTCGGCCTGCGGGGCGGGGAGCGGACGGGCATGCGCCCCGGCCTCGAGCGCATCGAAGCGCTGCTCGACGCGATCGGGCGCCCCGAGCGGTCGTTCACGATCGCCCAGGTGGGCGGTACCAACGGCAAGGGCTCGATCTCGGCGATGCTGGCCGCCATCCTCCAGGCGGCCGGGCGGCGAGTCGGGCTCTACACCTCCCCGCATCTCCGACACTACCGCGAGCGCATCCAGGTGGACGGGCGGCCGATCTCGGAATCGGACTTCGTGGACGGCGTCGAAGCCCTCGGGACGCAGATCGCGCGCCTCGACGCCACCGTGTTCGAGGCGGGCACCGCGCTCGCGCTGGATCACTTCTGTCGCGCGCGCGTCGACGTGGCGGTGCTGGAGGTCGGGCTCGGCGGCCGGCTCGACGCGACCACGGTGGGGAGTCCCCGCGTGGTGGTGATCGGGCCGATCGACTACGACCACCAGCACGAGCTGGGCGATACCCTCACGCTGATCGCGGGCGAGAAGGCGGCGATCATCCGCAGCGGGGTGGCCTTCACCGCGTGCCAGGATCCCGAGGCCGAGGCGGTCCTGGAGCGCCGCGCCGCCGAGGTCGCCGTCCCGCTCGTGCGCGAGGGCCGCGAGCTGCACGTGACCCCGCGCGGCTTCACGCTCGACGTCCAGCGCGTGGATCTGGCCGGACCCGACTGGCGCATGACCGACGTGGCCTGCGGATTGCTGGGCGTCTACCAGCCCGGCAACGCCCTGCTCGCCGCGGCGGCCGCACGCGAGCTGGGCGCGGACGAGGCGGCGATCCGCGAGGGCCTGCGCGGCGCGCGCTGGCCGGGGCGCTTTCAGATCTTCCGGCGCGATCCGCTCACGATCCTCGACGGCGCGCACAATCCGGCGGGGGCCCGCGCGCTCGCCGCGTCGCTGCGCGCCTACTTCCCGGGCCGACCCGTCACCTTCGTGATCGGCATCCTCGCCGACAAGGACGCGGGCGGAATCCTGGCGGCCTTGCGCCCGCTCGCCTCGCGCATCGTGCTCACCGCGTCCACCAATCCGCGCGCCGCCGCGCCGGCCGCGCTGCGCGCGCTGCTGCCGGGCGCGTGCGTGGAGACGGCCGGCTCGCCCAAGGAAGCCCTGGCCCGGGCGCGACCGGATGCGCCCGACGGGCTCGTCTGCGTCGCGGGCTCGCTGTCGCTCGTCGGCGACGTCCTGATCGCCGAGGGCGGCGAGCAGGATGTACGGCTAGCCTGA
- a CDS encoding DegT/DnrJ/EryC1/StrS family aminotransferase → MIPQIDLTRQHQALRSELMDAAARVIDSCRFILGPEGQALEREVGAVCGARHGLGTGSGTDALLIALKAVGVKPGDEVITSAFSFVASATTIVMAGATPVFVDIDPVTFNVDPAQVEAAITARTRAIVPVHLYGQIAAMDTLGALARARGLAVVADAAQAVGASYAGRPVAQWGDAAILSFYPTKNLGACGDAGMVVTTRDDVADRVRLLRDHGQPRRYTHVELGGSSRLDELQAALLRVKVGRLPEWNQRRRAIARHYGEVLAGLGLGLPVERPPAQHVYHQYTVRSGKRDALAAALATRGIGTAIHYPSTIPAQPLFSYPNADRAFPVATQAAAEVLSLPCFPELTDGEIDEIVGAVKQAVREVL, encoded by the coding sequence ATGATCCCGCAGATCGATCTCACGCGGCAGCACCAGGCCCTGCGTTCCGAACTGATGGACGCGGCGGCGCGGGTCATCGACTCCTGCCGCTTCATCCTGGGTCCCGAGGGCCAGGCCCTCGAGCGTGAAGTTGGCGCGGTGTGCGGGGCGCGGCACGGGCTGGGGACCGGCTCCGGCACCGACGCGCTGCTGATCGCCCTGAAGGCGGTCGGGGTGAAACCGGGCGACGAGGTGATCACCTCCGCGTTCTCCTTCGTCGCCTCCGCCACCACCATCGTGATGGCGGGCGCCACGCCGGTCTTCGTGGACATCGATCCGGTCACCTTCAATGTCGACCCCGCACAGGTGGAGGCCGCCATCACCGCCCGCACGCGGGCCATCGTGCCGGTCCACCTCTACGGCCAGATCGCCGCGATGGACACGCTGGGCGCGCTGGCCCGCGCGCGCGGTCTCGCCGTCGTCGCGGACGCGGCCCAGGCGGTCGGCGCCTCCTATGCGGGCCGGCCGGTCGCGCAGTGGGGCGACGCGGCGATCCTGTCGTTCTACCCGACCAAGAACCTGGGCGCCTGTGGCGACGCGGGCATGGTGGTGACCACTCGCGACGACGTGGCCGATCGCGTGCGCCTGCTGCGCGATCACGGGCAGCCGCGCCGCTACACGCACGTCGAGCTGGGAGGCTCGAGCCGGCTCGACGAATTGCAGGCCGCGCTCCTCCGCGTGAAGGTGGGCCGCCTGCCCGAGTGGAACCAGCGGCGGCGCGCGATTGCCCGCCACTACGGCGAGGTGCTGGCCGGGCTCGGCCTGGGCCTGCCGGTGGAGCGGCCTCCCGCGCAGCACGTCTATCATCAGTACACGGTGCGCTCGGGCAAGCGCGACGCTCTCGCGGCCGCGCTCGCCACGCGCGGGATCGGGACGGCCATCCACTACCCGAGCACGATCCCGGCCCAGCCGCTCTTCTCGTACCCCAACGCCGACCGCGCGTTCCCGGTGGCCACGCAGGCCGCCGCCGAGGTGCTGAGCCTGCCCTGCTTCCCCGAGCTGACCGACGGGGAGATCGACGAGATCGTGGGCGCGGTGAAGCAGGCGGTGCGCGAGGTGCTGTGA
- a CDS encoding decaprenyl-phosphate phosphoribosyltransferase yields MSFPMAVLLSLRPRQWVKNFFVFAGLIFSQSLFTPLVWPALAAFAIFCALSGAVYLFNDLADMEKDRLHPTKRRRPIASGALSVPAAVALGVLTLVGSLVAAYALSARFGVVATVYAALLTAYSVWLKHVVILDVLTVAIGFVLRAVAGAAAIGVDISGWLVICTILVALFLALGKRRHEYLTLHGDAAAHRPILAEYSESFLDQMVAVVTASTVTAYALYTMSPDTVAKFHTRWLPLTLPFVLYGVFRYLYLLYRRELGGNPSDLLLSDRALLINTVLWMVALLLIIYGPVWGPVWLTRWLD; encoded by the coding sequence GTGAGCTTCCCGATGGCGGTCCTGCTGTCGCTGCGCCCGCGTCAGTGGGTCAAGAACTTCTTCGTCTTCGCCGGCCTCATCTTCTCGCAGAGCCTGTTCACGCCGCTGGTGTGGCCCGCGCTCGCCGCCTTCGCGATCTTCTGCGCGCTGTCCGGCGCCGTCTACCTGTTCAACGACCTGGCCGACATGGAGAAGGATCGGCTGCATCCCACCAAGCGCCGGCGCCCGATCGCCAGCGGCGCCCTGTCGGTCCCCGCGGCGGTGGCCCTCGGGGTGCTGACCCTGGTGGGCAGCCTCGTGGCCGCCTACGCGCTCTCCGCGCGGTTCGGCGTCGTGGCCACCGTCTACGCCGCGCTCCTGACCGCCTACTCGGTCTGGCTCAAGCACGTGGTGATCCTCGACGTGCTCACGGTGGCGATCGGCTTCGTGCTGCGCGCGGTGGCGGGCGCCGCCGCCATCGGGGTCGACATCTCGGGCTGGCTCGTGATCTGCACGATCCTGGTCGCCCTGTTCCTGGCCCTGGGCAAGCGGCGCCACGAGTACCTGACCCTGCACGGCGACGCGGCGGCGCACCGGCCCATCCTGGCCGAGTACAGCGAGAGCTTCCTCGACCAGATGGTGGCGGTGGTCACCGCGTCCACCGTCACCGCGTACGCGCTCTACACCATGTCGCCGGACACGGTGGCGAAGTTCCACACGCGCTGGCTGCCGTTGACCCTGCCCTTCGTGCTCTACGGTGTCTTCCGCTATCTCTACCTGCTCTACCGCCGCGAGCTCGGGGGCAATCCGTCGGATCTCCTGCTCAGCGACCGCGCGCTGCTGATCAACACCGTGCTCTGGATGGTGGCGCTCCTCCTGATCATCTACGGGCCGGTGTGGGGGCCGGTCTGGCTGACCCGGTGGCTCGACTGA
- a CDS encoding FAD-binding oxidoreductase produces the protein MARLMPPSDAPPPPLEPVAGWGRHPIVPGRVERPEHLALPPGFEPLVARGLGRAYGDAAVPARPGGRVVESTRADRIRSFDPATGRLHCEAGLSLAEILRVFVPRGWFPPVTPGTRFVTVGACVACDVHGKNHHRDGSFGNFVERITLLTADGRLVQCGPARERELFLATVGGMGLTGLIVEVVLHLRRIETPWIVLETQGMASLEVLLEGLRLSAAHWPYTVGWIDCLARGRHVGRGILMRGRHATAAEAGAHRARRPSRLRVPFDAPEWLLNPLFMRWFNGVYAWTHGRTLRRRVVSYDRFFYPLDAIADWNRLYGPRGFLQYQCVVPRGAGSRPVLALLERLAAAGAASFLAVIKDCGPGSDAYLSFPLEGTTLALDLPYRGAPTESLLHDLNGIVIEHGGRVYLAKDAITRPDDFARMMPRLREWQAVRDRWDPARRFRSGLSVRLLGDPA, from the coding sequence GTGGCTCGACTGATGCCGCCGTCCGACGCGCCCCCGCCGCCGCTCGAGCCGGTGGCGGGATGGGGCCGTCACCCGATCGTGCCGGGGCGCGTGGAGCGACCCGAGCATCTGGCCCTGCCGCCGGGATTCGAGCCGCTGGTGGCGCGCGGGCTGGGACGCGCCTACGGGGACGCGGCGGTGCCCGCCCGGCCGGGCGGGCGCGTCGTGGAGAGCACGCGCGCCGACCGGATCCGCAGCTTCGATCCCGCGACCGGCCGCCTGCACTGCGAGGCCGGCCTGAGCCTGGCCGAGATCCTGCGCGTCTTCGTGCCGCGCGGCTGGTTCCCGCCGGTGACGCCCGGCACCAGGTTCGTCACGGTCGGCGCGTGCGTGGCCTGCGACGTGCACGGCAAGAACCATCACCGCGACGGCTCCTTCGGCAACTTCGTGGAGCGCATCACGCTGCTCACCGCCGACGGCCGGCTCGTGCAGTGCGGGCCTGCCCGCGAGCGCGAGCTGTTCCTGGCCACCGTCGGGGGCATGGGGCTCACCGGCCTCATCGTCGAGGTCGTCTTGCACCTGCGCCGCATCGAGACGCCGTGGATCGTGCTCGAGACGCAGGGCATGGCCAGCCTCGAGGTGTTGCTCGAAGGCCTCCGGCTCAGCGCCGCCCACTGGCCCTACACGGTCGGCTGGATCGACTGCCTGGCGCGGGGCCGCCACGTCGGCCGCGGCATCCTGATGCGCGGCCGCCACGCCACCGCCGCCGAGGCGGGCGCTCACCGGGCCCGCCGGCCCTCGCGCCTGCGGGTGCCGTTCGACGCGCCGGAGTGGCTGCTGAATCCGCTCTTCATGCGCTGGTTCAACGGGGTCTACGCCTGGACCCACGGGCGCACGCTGCGCCGGCGCGTGGTCTCCTATGACCGCTTCTTCTATCCCCTCGACGCGATCGCGGACTGGAACCGCCTGTACGGCCCGCGCGGCTTCCTCCAGTACCAGTGCGTGGTGCCCCGTGGCGCCGGCTCGCGCCCGGTCCTGGCGCTGCTCGAGCGGCTCGCCGCCGCGGGCGCCGCCTCGTTCCTCGCGGTGATCAAGGACTGCGGCCCCGGCTCCGACGCCTACCTGTCCTTCCCCCTCGAGGGCACGACGCTCGCGCTGGACCTGCCCTACCGCGGCGCGCCCACCGAGAGCCTGCTGCACGACCTCAACGGCATCGTGATCGAGCACGGCGGCCGCGTGTACCTGGCCAAGGACGCCATCACGCGGCCCGACGATTTCGCGCGCATGATGCCGCGCCTGCGCGAATGGCAGGCGGTCCGCGACCGCTGGGACCCGGCCCGCCGCTTCCGCTCCGGCCTCTCGGTGCGTCTGCTGGGAGACCCCGCGTGA
- a CDS encoding SDR family NAD(P)-dependent oxidoreductase — MKVAFVGATRGMGRALARGLAERGDALFLLGRDPGEMDLSARDLESRGAAGPVSHAPLDLARPEGFAEALAAADRALARMDALVVTGGAFASQNDLAQDPARLAALLHANFTGTALLCQQAAERLAAAGGGLVCAFSSVAGDRARRSNYLYGASKAGLSAFLDGLDLAYRERGVPVLCVKPGFVRTGMTAGMPVPPFAGEPDAVARDVIAAMDARRHVVYAPSVWRWIMLIIRALPRAVLRRVRF; from the coding sequence GTGAAGGTGGCCTTCGTGGGCGCGACCCGCGGCATGGGACGCGCCCTGGCGCGCGGCCTGGCCGAGCGCGGCGACGCCCTCTTCCTGCTCGGCCGCGACCCGGGCGAGATGGATCTCTCCGCGCGCGATCTGGAGTCGCGCGGCGCCGCCGGCCCGGTGAGCCACGCCCCGCTCGACCTGGCACGGCCCGAGGGCTTCGCCGAGGCGCTCGCCGCGGCGGACCGCGCGCTGGCCCGCATGGACGCGCTCGTGGTGACGGGCGGCGCCTTCGCGAGTCAGAACGATCTGGCCCAAGACCCGGCGCGCCTGGCCGCGCTGCTGCACGCCAACTTCACCGGCACCGCGCTCCTGTGTCAGCAGGCGGCGGAGCGGCTGGCTGCGGCCGGCGGCGGCCTGGTCTGCGCCTTCAGCAGCGTGGCGGGCGACCGGGCCCGGCGGAGCAACTATCTCTACGGCGCCTCCAAGGCCGGCCTGTCCGCCTTCCTGGACGGCCTGGATCTGGCGTATCGTGAGCGCGGCGTGCCGGTGCTCTGCGTGAAGCCCGGCTTCGTGCGGACCGGGATGACCGCCGGGATGCCGGTGCCGCCGTTCGCGGGCGAGCCCGACGCAGTGGCGCGCGACGTGATCGCGGCGATGGACGCCCGCCGCCACGTCGTCTACGCTCCCTCCGTCTGGCGGTGGATCATGCTGATCATCCGGGCGCTGCCCCGCGCCGTGCTGCGGCGCGTGCGGTTCTGA
- a CDS encoding transporter substrate-binding domain-containing protein, whose protein sequence is MAQVSPAVRADLAPTGTMRVGINHGNLVLAQKNATTGEVKGVAVDLAHELGRRLGVPVALVQYGSAGQMTDALATGAWDVAFLAREAGRAGEVGFTAPHLLIEGTYLVPAGSADTRAADIDRAGMRIAVSEKSAYDHFLSRTIKHATLVRGAGNSAGLGLLQAGKADVIAGVRQLLLMDQAKLPGSRVLDDRFMVIEQAMGLPKGRDAGLAYAREFIEEMKASGFVARALETSGVRGVPVAPPEPAAP, encoded by the coding sequence ATGGCCCAGGTATCCCCGGCGGTCCGCGCCGACCTTGCGCCGACCGGCACGATGCGCGTCGGCATCAATCACGGCAATCTGGTCCTCGCCCAGAAGAATGCCACCACCGGCGAGGTGAAGGGGGTGGCGGTGGACCTGGCCCACGAGCTCGGCCGGCGGCTCGGCGTGCCCGTCGCGCTGGTGCAGTACGGCTCGGCGGGCCAGATGACCGACGCGCTGGCCACCGGCGCGTGGGACGTGGCCTTCCTCGCCCGCGAGGCCGGCCGGGCCGGCGAGGTCGGCTTCACCGCGCCGCACCTGCTGATCGAGGGGACCTATCTGGTGCCCGCCGGCTCCGCCGACACCCGCGCCGCCGACATCGACCGCGCGGGCATGCGCATCGCGGTGTCGGAGAAGAGCGCCTACGATCACTTCCTGAGCCGCACCATCAAGCACGCGACGCTGGTCCGCGGGGCGGGCAACAGCGCCGGGCTCGGGCTGCTCCAGGCCGGCAAGGCCGACGTCATCGCCGGCGTGCGCCAGCTGCTGCTCATGGACCAGGCCAAGCTGCCGGGCTCGCGGGTGCTGGACGACCGCTTCATGGTGATCGAGCAGGCGATGGGCCTGCCCAAGGGCCGCGACGCGGGCCTCGCCTACGCGCGCGAGTTCATCGAGGAGATGAAAGCCTCGGGCTTCGTGGCCCGCGCCCTCGAGACGTCCGGGGTGCGCGGCGTGCCGGTGGCGCCCCCCGAGCCGGCCGCGCCCTGA
- a CDS encoding amidohydrolase family protein gives MADPLMPTDLLLRNVRPMAGAAVDVLATGGLIARVAPGVVPPARAEIIDGRGDVLLPALVDAHMHLDKTFWGLRWRPHEAGPTTLERIENERRLRRELRLPIDTQAERLVRQAVSRGTLYIRSHVDIDTEVGLHNFEGVMTARRRLRDVVSIQVVAFPQSGVVTRPGTADLLERAVKDGAELIGGVDPSGIDGDARGQLDAIFGIAGRHGAGVDIHLHDPGEQGAEQIRMIAERTRALGLGGRVAISHAFCLGMVEERDAARLVDLLREERIAIMTTAPGDRPTPPVRRLREAGVTVGAGSDGVRDAWTPFGNADMLERAMLIAYRNGFRTDALVHGAFDVVTRGNAAVLGLERYGLEPGARADFVLLPGETLGEVVAMRPPRALVVSGGRIVARDGRCLISPSSG, from the coding sequence ATGGCCGATCCGCTCATGCCCACCGATCTGCTGCTGCGCAATGTCCGCCCGATGGCGGGCGCGGCCGTCGACGTGCTGGCCACCGGTGGCCTGATCGCGCGCGTGGCGCCGGGCGTCGTCCCGCCGGCTCGCGCCGAGATCATCGACGGGCGCGGTGACGTGCTGCTCCCCGCCCTCGTCGACGCCCACATGCACCTGGACAAGACGTTCTGGGGTCTGCGCTGGCGGCCGCACGAAGCCGGACCGACCACGCTCGAGCGCATCGAGAACGAGCGGCGGCTGCGGCGCGAGCTGCGCCTGCCGATCGACACGCAGGCGGAGAGGCTGGTACGACAGGCGGTCAGCCGCGGGACGCTCTACATCCGCAGCCACGTCGACATCGACACCGAGGTCGGTCTCCACAACTTCGAGGGCGTGATGACCGCGCGCCGCCGGCTGCGCGACGTGGTCTCGATCCAGGTGGTGGCCTTCCCCCAGAGCGGAGTGGTGACGCGTCCGGGGACCGCGGATCTGCTCGAGCGTGCCGTGAAGGACGGGGCCGAGCTGATCGGCGGCGTGGATCCCTCCGGCATCGACGGCGACGCCCGCGGCCAGCTCGACGCGATCTTCGGCATCGCGGGCCGCCACGGCGCCGGCGTGGACATCCACCTGCACGACCCGGGCGAGCAGGGCGCCGAGCAGATCCGCATGATCGCGGAGCGCACGCGCGCGCTCGGGCTGGGCGGCCGGGTCGCCATCAGCCACGCGTTCTGTCTCGGCATGGTGGAGGAGCGCGATGCCGCCCGCCTGGTTGACCTCCTGCGCGAGGAGCGGATCGCGATCATGACCACCGCGCCGGGCGACCGGCCGACGCCGCCGGTGCGCCGCCTCCGCGAGGCCGGCGTGACGGTGGGCGCGGGATCCGACGGGGTGCGGGACGCGTGGACACCCTTCGGCAATGCCGACATGCTCGAGCGGGCCATGCTGATCGCGTACCGGAACGGCTTCCGCACCGATGCGCTGGTGCACGGCGCCTTCGACGTCGTCACCCGCGGCAACGCCGCCGTGCTGGGTCTCGAGCGGTACGGCCTCGAGCCCGGCGCCCGCGCCGACTTCGTCCTGCTGCCCGGCGAGACCCTCGGCGAGGTCGTGGCGATGCGTCCGCCCCGCGCGCTCGTGGTGAGCGGCGGGCGGATCGTCGCCCGGGACGGCCGGTGCCTCATCTCACCCTCCTCTGGATAG
- a CDS encoding SDR family oxidoreductase codes for MAAVDLKDRVALVAGGTGLLGIAIARALARAGADVGITYLERRDAARETCAAVEALGRRAFSVALDQTDAGAIPGAIEAAARHFGRLDALVNNAAWNIAIPFPDLESLDAATWDRLFSTNLRGPYLLCRAAAPRLKAGGAGRIVNIASVAGLNPGGSSIAYATSKAGLIHLTRCLAVALAPEVTVNCVAPGLMEGTRMTSRLRPETAEGARQRAALKRAASVEDVADQVVTFCRSDSVTGQVLNIDAGVFFH; via the coding sequence ATGGCGGCCGTGGACCTCAAGGATCGTGTCGCGCTGGTGGCCGGAGGCACCGGCCTGCTCGGCATCGCGATCGCGCGCGCGCTGGCCCGCGCGGGCGCCGACGTGGGGATCACCTATCTCGAGCGCCGGGACGCCGCGCGCGAGACCTGCGCGGCGGTGGAAGCCCTCGGGCGGCGCGCCTTCAGCGTCGCGCTCGACCAGACCGACGCCGGCGCCATCCCCGGGGCGATCGAGGCGGCCGCGCGCCACTTCGGGCGGCTCGACGCGCTCGTGAACAACGCGGCGTGGAACATCGCGATCCCGTTCCCGGATCTCGAGTCCCTGGACGCGGCCACGTGGGACCGGCTCTTCTCCACCAACCTGCGTGGCCCGTATCTCCTGTGCCGGGCCGCTGCGCCCCGTCTGAAGGCCGGCGGCGCTGGCCGCATCGTGAACATCGCCTCGGTGGCGGGATTGAATCCGGGCGGCAGCAGCATCGCCTACGCGACCAGCAAGGCGGGCCTCATCCATCTCACCCGATGCCTGGCGGTGGCCCTGGCTCCGGAGGTCACCGTGAACTGCGTGGCCCCCGGCCTCATGGAAGGCACGCGCATGACGTCGCGCCTGCGCCCCGAGACCGCGGAAGGCGCCCGCCAGCGCGCCGCGCTCAAGCGCGCGGCCAGCGTGGAGGACGTGGCGGATCAGGTGGTGACGTTCTGCCGCTCGGACAGTGTGACCGGCCAGGTGCTCAACATCGACGCGGGGGTGTTCTTCCACTAG